A window of the Vespula vulgaris chromosome 6, iyVesVulg1.1, whole genome shotgun sequence genome harbors these coding sequences:
- the LOC127064820 gene encoding kinesin-like protein KIF3A: MTGTGDNVAELGEIENVRVVVRVRPLNGKELDGHCKNIIQVDALNSEITIENPNALQGEPPKVFSFDAVFDTDSTQVDIYNETARPIVDKVLQGYNGTILAYGQTGTGKTYTMSGAKTPPQLRGVIPNTFAHIFGHIAKADENQKFLVRATYLEIYNEEVRDLLGKDQSSRLEVKERPDIGVFVKDLSGYVVNNADDLDRIMSLGNKNRVVGATAMNVSSSRSHAIFTITVESSQLGEDGEQHVKMGKLHLVDLAGSERQSKTKASGVRLREATKINLSLSTLGNVISALVDGQSSHVPYRNSKLTRLLQDSLGGNSKTLMCANVSPADINYDETISTLRYANRAKNIKNRARINEDPKDALLRQFQVEIEQLRKQLEENGTEISGTESETEDSEDTGEPRREKKARHRRSQVLTMEELGDRDVNTEKVDKAERDDKSPDDKDVIELKRTQSEKEALREKMQNLQNKILVGGENLLEKAEAQEQLLAAAAIELDQRKSREEQLKKAIEEKEAERIDIEEKYSSLQEEAAGKTKKLARVYTMLMSVKAELSDLQQEHQREMEGLLEGVRGIGRELQLQELIVNNYIPLQYQTMIERYVHWNDDIGEWQLKCVAYTGNNMRKAQVIPPIGNNRDQIQPDMSNIYLTYNTRTDSTFIQPKKVRSRSGVPRPTTAHRRTPH; this comes from the exons ATGACGGGAACGGGA gATAATGTCGCAGAATtaggagagatagaaaacgtCAGAGTTGTTGTTCGTGTTCGGCCATTAAATGGAAAGGAGTTGGACGGACActgcaaaaatattatacaagtgGATGCGTTAAACAGTGAAATAACTATAGAAAATCCGAATGCGCTTCAAGGTGAACCACCCaaagttttctctttcgatgctGTCTTTGACACGGATTCTACCCAAgttgatatttataatgaaactGCAAGACCTATCGTTGATAAAGTCTTACAAGGATATAATGGAACTATTCTTGCTTATGGTCAAACTGGTACTGGTAAAACATATACTATGTCAGGTGCAAAAACTCCTCCTCAGCTTAGAGGCGTTATCCCAAACACCTTTGCACATATATTTGGACACATAGCTAAAGCAGATGAGAATCAAAA ATTCCTTGTACGTGCAACATATTTGGAAATTTATAATGAAGAAGTAAGAGATCTTCTTGGTAAGGATCAAAGCAGTCGATTAGAGGTCAAGGAACGACCAGACATTGGAGTATTTGTGAAGGATCTTAGTGGTTATGTCGTAAATAATGCAGATGATTTAGATCGTATCATGTCACTTGGCAATAAAAATC gtGTTGTAGGAGCAACTGCCATGAATGTCTCTAGCTCTAGATCTCATGCCATATTTACAATAACGGTTGAATCCAGTCAACTAGGTGAAGATGGAGAACAACATGTTAAAATGGGAAAACTTCATTTAGTGGATTTAGCT GGTTCCGAAAGACAAAGTAAAACAAAAGCAAGTGGAGTAAGACTTAGAGAAGCTaccaaaattaatttatcattatcaacACTGGGTAATGTGATATCTGCTCTTGTCGATGGGCAAAGCTCTCATGTGCCTTACAGAAATTCAAAGTTGACAAGATTGCTTCAGGACTCTTTGGGTGGTAATTCTAAAACATTGAtg TGTGCAAATGTAAGTCCTGctgatataaattatgatgAAACCATAAGCACACTACGTTACGCTAATCGTGCcaagaatataaagaatagAGCAAGAATAAACGAAGATCCTAAAGATGCTTTACTTCGTCAATTTCAAGTTGAAATTGAACAATTACGAAAACAGCTCGAAGAGAATGGAACAGAAATATCAGGAACAGAATCTGAAACGGAAGATTCGGAAGATACAGGAGAACCGCGACGTGAGAAGAAAGCAAGACATAGAAGAAGTCAAGTGTTAACAATGGAAGAATTAGGTGACAGAGATGTAAATACAGAAAAGGTAGATAAAGCAGAAAGAGATGACAAAAGTCCAGACGATAAAGACgttattgaattaaaaaggacaca aagtgaaaaagaagccttaagagaaaaaatgcagaatttacaaaataagATATTAGTTGGCGGTGAAAACTTATTAGAAAAAGCCGAAGCTCAGGAGCAATTATTAGCTGCTGCAGCGATTGAACTTGACCAACGCAAAAGTCGAGAAGAACAATTAAAGAAGGCtatagaggaaaaagaagcagAACGTATCGATATAGAAGAAAAGTATTCCTCTTTGCAGGAAGAAGCAGCtggaaaaactaaaaaattaGCTAGAGTTTACACAATGCTGATGTCTGTTAAAGCTGAATTATCTGATTTACAACAGGAACACCAAAGAGAAATGGAAGGTCTTTTAGAAGGAGTTAGGGGTATTGGAAGAGAATTACAACTTCAAGAATTAATtgtgaataattatataccttTGCAGTatcaa ACTATGATTGAAAGATATGTTCATTGGAACGATGATATCGGCGAATGGCAATTAAAGTGCGTAGCATACACTGGTAATAATATGCGAAAAGCACAAGTAATCCCACCTATTGGAAATAACAGAGAT cAAATTCAGCCTGATATGTCAAATATATATCTCACATATAATACAAGAACAGATAGTACATTTATACAACCGAAAAAGGTAAGAAGTCGCTCAGGTGTACCACGACCAACTACAGCTCATCGACGTACACCACACTAA